In Apostichopus japonicus isolate 1M-3 chromosome 5, ASM3797524v1, whole genome shotgun sequence, a single window of DNA contains:
- the LOC139968022 gene encoding transmembrane protein 127-like encodes MPSSVERSSSTSRSSSHRRHRSSHGSRSRSGRRRRRHRHNYRLNFKQAERNWIAAVFDLVVMAVLISALADQSWFRLHGGNCPAKSFGVLNFLFESFTPEERVCFDDQSTPIMRSIVAMLFLSVTTTLFAFTLDTLGPSGKILKGMRRYAVGNILTVIICVITCLLSFWAAIVLEDMLRKDPIAPTSRTVVTFDTGYFLMVMSGALSILISATNLLWPHPLIERPPRRERLVDDWEEFLEQDFSGIPPTFNVSVPPPEYTP; translated from the exons ATGCCGTCGTCAGTAGAAAGATCCAGCAGTACTTCCAGGAGTAGCTCCCACCGCCGACACCGTTCGTCGCACGGCTCTCGAAGTCGGTCTGGTCGGAGAAGGAGAAGACACAGGCATAATTACAGGTTAAATTTCAAGCAAGCAGAGCGCAATTGGATCGCTGCTGTGTTTGACTTGGTGGTGATGGCCGTACTGATATCGGCCTTGGCCGATCAGAGCTGGTTCCGTCTTCACGGTGGCAACTGCCCCGCCAAATCCTTTGGTGTCTTGAATTTCCTCTTTGAAAGCTTCACACCAG AGGAAAGAGTTTGTTTTGATGATCAATCTACACCCATTATGAGAAGTATTGTGGCGATGCTTTTCCTTTCTGTTACAACTACACTGTTTGCCTTTACACTGGACACTCTGGGTCCCAGTGGGAAAATTTTGAAGGGCATGAGGAGATATGCCGTGGGAAATATATTGACAG TAATTATATGCGTCATAACTTGTCTGCTAAGCTTCTGGGCGGCCATTGTTCTGGAAGATATGCTGAGGAAAGATCCCATAGCACCAACAAGCAGAACtgtggtgacctttgacacgggatattttctcatggTGATGTCGGGGGCTCTATCCATCCTCATCTCTGCCACGAATCTCCTGTGGCCACACCCACTGATTGAAAGACCGCCCCGCAGAGAGCGTCTGGTAGACGATTGGGAAGAGTTTCTAGAGCAAGATTTTTCCGGAATTCCCCCAACATTTAATGTTTCTGTGCCTCCTCCAGAATATACACCATGA
- the LOC139968021 gene encoding N-acetyl-D-glucosamine kinase-like translates to MAQDKKYFGGIEGGATHSTMVIMTAGGEVLSTSEGPSTNHWLIGVDECLIRINNMAVEAKRKAGISEETQLDALGLSLSGGEQEEGQRKVIEGMMSTFPKVSKSYKMCTDTFGAIATSCKAGGVVLITGTGSNCQLINPDNSVFRCGGWGHMLGDEGSAFWISRLGVKIVFDADDNFAEPPHDITFVKSAMHKYFGITEDFGLLDHLYTNFEKPKFAGFCKQLAQGATEQKDPLCLWIFKEAGRVLGKHIQAVAPKIDKALLEGSGGLHIVCVGSVWKSWNLLEEGFLEGIKAVKSTDVEIGKFVLLSSKGSSALGAARLGAEAVGHDLPLDFEANVDVLYSFPS, encoded by the exons ATGGCTCAAGATAAGAAATATTTCGGAGGCATCGAAGG AGGAGCCACCCACTCAACTATGGTCATCATGACCGCAGGTGGAGAAGTGTTATCTACCAGTGAGGGCCCAAGTACAAATCATTGG CTCATCGGTGTGGATGAATGTCTCATTCGTATCAACAATATGGCAGTGGAGGCAAAACGCAAAGCTGGGATCAGTGAGGAGACTCAATTAGACGCTTTG GGTCTTTCTCTCAGCGGTGGGGAGCAGGAGGAGGGCCAAAGAAAAGTCATTGAAGGGATGATGTCGACGTTTCCAAAAGTCAGCAAGTCGTACAAAATGTGTACTGATACATTTGGTGCAATCGCCACTTCGTGCAAAGCAG GAGGAGTCGTTTTAATCACTGGCACTGGCTCCAACTGCCAGTTGATCAACCCAGACAACAGTGTCTTTCGATGTGGAGGATGGGGTCATATGCTAGGTGATGAAGGTTCAG CTTTCTGGATATCAAGGCTAGGTGTCAAAATAGTCTTTGATGCCGATGATAACTTTGCCGAGCCACCACATGATATCACCTTTGTAAAGAGTGCCATGCACAAATATTTCGGG ATTACTGAAGATTTTGGGCTTTTAGATCATCTCTACACAAACTTTGAGAAACCAAAATTTGCTGGATTTTGTAAGCAGTTAGCACAAG GTGCAACAGAGCAGAAGGACCCCTTGTGTCTATGGATTTTCAAAGAGGCTGGACGAGTCCTTGGAAAGCACATCCAAGCAGTAGCCCCCAAGATTGACAAG GCGTTACTGGAAGGCTCCGGTGGTCTGCACATCGTATGTGTTGGTTCTGTCTGGAAGAGCTGGAACCTTCTAGAAGAAG GATTCCTGGAAGGGATCAAGGCAGTTAAGTCAACAGACGTGGAGATTGGCAAGTTTGTCCTGCTGAGTTCTAAAGGTTCGTCCGCACTAGGGGCAGCGAGACTCGGAGCTGAAGCCGTTGGCCACGATCTTCCTCTCGACTTTGAGGCTAATGTTGATGTCTTGTATTCATTCCCTTCGTAG
- the LOC139968020 gene encoding synaptotagmin-7-like, with translation MATSVSHKMSSEIFKSSKISLTANGSYAPLLKTDSVPEFTIPYRDRSQSLLTIQNIPPSRRHQHCRQSGLSHQVPIIELSMRSLSEEKGSRHQSRLSIAGSPRIRTSRRSSMCNSVDFTSTKSDSNTLSVYELPSINEVESLQSQFDPSLYIEEEELASTEESENESEMTKPVSAVHRIRCNVKYQICDEKMNVAITELRSLAAVCPVEGNGSQQIITKIELLGQDKGKAVTSVCVSRKHGNSSTESVIFKKVTPEEMLRGKLRFSSYTSGRIFKKGHHLGGSVVDICSNNFCPFTNQVTLKNSKNFGRVLLSMRYEMMRRKLIVTVVRCEGLRRRLLTVPYVKLTLMNNGGTEVSSQQSGRKWFTRHPVFKRSFLFQLPQTNRLESSMRLTISDRNLLRADEKLGDLIFCWPKEKWQETTTTLQWRKVLKNPGQVVDAWHDVAYSL, from the exons ATGGCAACGTCAGTCTCGCATAAGATGAGTTCCGAAATATTTAAGTCAAGTAAGATCTCTTTGACGGCGAACGGTTCTTATGCACCTTTGCTTAAAACGGATAGTGTTCCAGAGTTTACGATTCCGTACAGAGACAGGTCGCAGTCGTTACTTACCATACAGAACATTCCCCCTTCGCGGAGGCATCAGCACTGCAGGCAATCCGGCCTCTCGCACCAAGTGCCCATCATTGAATTATCCATGCGGTCTTTGTCAGAGGAAAAGGGTAGTAGGCACCAGTCACGATTGTCCATCGCCGGCTCACCGAGGATAAGAACGTCCCGTCGGTCTTCCATGTGTAATTCTGTGGACTTCACATCAACTAAATCCGATTCGAACACTCTATCGGTTTATGAATTACCATCAATCAACGAAGTGGAATCTCTCCAAAGTCAGTTTGATCCAAGTCTGTACATTGAAGAAGAAGAACTTGCCAGCACTGAAGAATCGGAGAATGAATCAGAAATGACCAAACCGGTATCGGCTGTCCATCGAATCCGATGTAACGTAAAGTATCAAATTTGTGATGAAAAGATGAATGTAGCTATAACCGAACTTCGATCATTGGCAGCAGTGTGTCCCGTCGAAGGGAATGGTAGCCAGCAGATTATAACTAAAATCGAATTATTGGGTCAAGACAAAGGAAAAGCAGTTACCTCGGTTTGCGTCTCGAGAAAACATGGAAATAGTTCGACTGAGAGCGTTATTTTCAAGAAAGTGACACCGGAAGAAATGCTTCGCGGTAAATTGAGATTTTCCTCTTACACGAGCGGaagaattttcaagaaaggCCACCATTTGGGGGGATCAGTGGTGGATATCTGTAGTAATAATTTCTGTCCTTTTACCAACCAAGTAACTCTGAAAAACTCAAAG AATTTTGGAAGAGTTTTATTGTCGATGAGATACGAAATGATGAGAAGAAAATTGATCGTGACTGTTGTGCGATGTGAAGGACTCAGACGACGACTTTTAACTG TTCCCTATGTCAAACTGACTTTGATGAACAACGGAGGTACCGAAGTTTCCTCACAACAGTCCGGCCGAAAATGGTTCACACGCCATCCAGTCTTCAAGCGATCGTTTCTCTTTCAATTGCCCCAAACAAATCGACTGGAAAGCAGTATGAGATTGACGATTTCAGACAGAAATCTACTTCGAGCAGATGAAAAACTTGGAGATTTAATCTTTTGCTGGCCGAAAGAAAAATGGCAGGAGACTACGACCACTTTGCAGTGGAGAAAAGTGCTAAAGAACCCCGGCCAGGTGGTGGATGCTTGGCATGATGTGGCCTACAGTCTTTAA